One Gadus morhua chromosome 1, gadMor3.0, whole genome shotgun sequence DNA segment encodes these proteins:
- the LOC115548903 gene encoding zinc finger BED domain-containing protein 4-like produces MMETMDKKLTVPKKTKISNLIEKYYEAESQKFKRRLAAVRKVSIGIDLWTKKGLTASFLAVSACFFCTELQKPQHILLALEQVAHPHTAQIIKACVDKCVQEWGISHEKIITVITDNGSNMVAAFKHTTPEAEEATSEDSEEENPTMTESESETEEDDQRCDDLDIQRTPCVVHTLQLVVHMIQKETGVKKVLDKARSVVKLFRKSSVATQRIMEECGLIVVNDCPTRWSSTFNMVARLLRVKDAVCQVTNDMGWDSLLPSEWQKLKSLHELLMPFAEHTQTLQSDTMSMSLVVPAIFDLLSHLTDFEENTNHRGLAALAQKMERNINQRCAWILDPTDEKFSPLVAAACFVNPTVCETLLDDENIPELLKQAEEYVIQSTQSHSQHVELEDQPEDDGEEIEKEPEELEPAPSSSKQPVFRFLSKSRIKPKQKISSTTSIKQQIRKYKEELSQPITCATATGFWLEKSDTFYHSLKPFALDLLAIPASQAFAERVFSITGDLTRGKRNRARVMLARSAFLKMNRAK; encoded by the exons ATGATGGAAACAATGGATAAGAAACTGACTGTtccaaaaaaaactaaaataagtaATCTGATCGAAAAATATTATGAAGCTGAATCACAAAAATTCAAAAGGAGATTGGCTGCTGTGCGGAAGGTATCAATTGGAATTGATCTGTGGACAAAAAAAGGACTGACTGCTTCCTTCCTGGCTGTAAGTGCATGCTTTTTTTGCACTGAACTACAGAAACCACAACACATATTGCTGGCCCTTGAACAAGTGGCCCATCCACACACCGCACAAATAATCAAAGCATGTGTGGACAAATGTGTGCAAGAGTGGGGCATATCACATGAGAAGATCATCACAGTGATTACAGACAATGGGAGTAATATGGTGGCAGCCTTTAAACACACCACACCAGAGGCAGAAGAAGCCACCTCTGAGGATTCAGAAGAAGAAAACCCCACCATGACTGAAAGTGAGTCTGAGACTGAAGAAGATGATCAGAG ATGCGATGACCTGGATATACAACGGACGCCATGTGTGGTACACACATTACAACTGGTAGTCCACATGATCCAGAAGGAGACTGGTGTGAAAAAGGTCCTTGATAAAGCAAGGTCAGTCGTGAAACTTTTTCGCAAGTCCTCGGTTGCGACACAGAGGATAATGGAAGAGTGTGGCCTTATTGTTGTGAATGACTGCCCCACACGCTGGTCGAGCACATTCAACATGGTTGCACGACTCCTCAGAGTGAAAGACGCAGTTTGCCAAGTCACCAACGACATGGGATGGGACAGCTTGCTCCCTAGTGAATGGCAAAAGCTGAAATCATTGCATGAACTACTGATGCCTTTTGCAGAACATACTCAGACCCTTCAGAGTGACACCATGTCCATGTCTCTAGTGGTCCCTGCCATCTTTGATCTGCTCAGCCACCTTACTGACTTTGAAGAGAACACAAACCACAGAGGCCTTGCTGCTCTTGCACAGAAAATGGAAAGAAATATCAACCAGCGTTGTGCTTGGATCCTGGACCCAACAGATGAAAAGTTTTCACCACTTGTGGCAGCTGCCTGCTTTGTCAACCCTACTGTGTGTGAAACCCTACTTGATGATGAAAACATTCCGGAACTGCTGAAACAGGCTGAAGAGTACGTGATCCAGTCCACTCAGTCACACTCACAACATGTTGAACTTGAGGACCAGCCTGAAGATgatggagaggagatagagaaggAACCAGAGGAGCTAGAACCAGCACCATCCTCATCAAAGCAGCCAGTCTTCAGGTTTTTGTCAAAGTCTCGCATAAAGCCTAAACAGAAGATCTCCTCCACAACCAGCATTAAGCAGCAGATCAGAAAGTATAAGGAAGAGCTTTCACAACCAATCACCTGTGCCACAGCAACAGGATTCTGGCTGGAAAAAAGTGACACTTTTTATCACAGTTTAAAACCTTTTGCGTTAGACTTATTGGCTATTCCAGCTTCTCAAGCTTTCGCTGAGAGGGTTTTCAGCATCACAGGTGACCTCACCAGAGGCAAGCGCAACAGAGCAAGGGTCATGCTGGCACGAAGTGCTTTCCTTAAAATGAATCGGGCCAAATAA